TTAAAGCGAATAGTGAAACTGCTTATATGCGTTCGGATTATAATAGTTTGGAAAATTTTGAGGATTATTCTATCGGTATAACGGCGAAACATGATGATTGGACGTTGATTGCACGATACAAATCGGAAATTACGGATAACTTTTATGGGTTAAACGAAGAGCTCGAACCGGTTACTACCGGATATCAGCATAATAAAAGCGGTATCGTTGAATTGCAAAACAATTATTCACTGGCTCGTGATGTAGATTTGGAATCAAAAATCGGGTTCAACTATTATGCATTTACTTTTGATTCTACACTGTATCAAAATTATAACAATAGTGGGCTAACTATACGGATGAACCCGACGTTTGAGCAGTTAAATACTAATGTTGAGATGAATCTTAGAGGAAAAAATATCGATGATAATGAATGGATGATTGGTCTTAATGCTCGAAAAATTAATACGATTAAAAATGTTTTTGGGACAACCTATAGAGATCAAAACGATGGCGGTCCTATCGTTATGGGGTCAATGGAGTATTTGGATGGTCAGTATGGCTTAATTTCGGGAGATAATGATCAGTGGGTAAAATCGCTCTATGCGCAAGAGATATATTCACTCAATGACGCTTGGGATATTTCGGCTAATCTACGATTGGACAGTTATGCACTCTTTGGTGATATGGTAAGTTATCGTGTGGGGAGTGTTTATCGATTCGATGATAATAATATTTTTAAAGGAGTTTTTGGACGTTCGTATCGTGCACCTTCATACGTAGAAGCTTTTCAGACATCTCAAAAAGGGTTTAAAACGGGGAATCCAAATGTAAAACCAGAATCGATTGATACCTATGAACTAGCGTACACCTACAAAAATAAAGAGTTTATCTTTCGAACCAATGTTTTTTATTCGATTTTACATGATGTGATTGATAGTATTCAAAATGAACCTGAGGCGTTTATAGGTGATTATGCAAATCATCGACAGCGAAATGAAAAAGGGTTAGAGATGGAGCTAACCCGCTCTTTTAATAATGGTTCTGAACTGATGGGCAATTTTTCGTATGTTACAACAGAATATTTTTCGCCAGATTATAGTACTCCTATTGAATATCAAAGCCCAGAGATTTCAGAAGTGATGATTAAAGGATATTACCTATATCCACTGAATGAGCAGTTTGGGCTTAATACGGCATGGTATTATAATGGTCCAAAACGTGGATATATACGTGAAAGTGGCAATACTCAGACCTACGGTTCGACAATGGTGGTAGATGAGACATTGTCGTATCATCTCGATGATTTGTCAATGATTACGGTAAGTGTGAAAAATCTTTTTAATGAAGCGGTTATTTATCCTTCATACAGTGCTAAACATGATGGTATACTCAGAGAAGGTCGAAATTGGTTAGTGACTTATGAAAAACAATTTTAAAATGATGGTGTATATATGAGGGGTGGCTCCGAATACTGGATTCGAACCAGTGACCAAGTGATTAACAGTCACCTACTCTACCGCTGAGCTAATTCGGAATAAAACAATGAAGAAATCTTAAAAATGGCTCCGAATACTGGATTCGAACCAGTGACCAAGTGATTAACAGTCACCTACTCTACCGCTGAGCTAATTCGGAATCTTTAAGAGGCGCAATTATACGCTATGTTGCGTTGGATGTCAATAAAAAAGGGGTTATTTAGAGCGTTTTCGATGAATATTTGCAGTTGGGATAAAAAAAATGATATTTGAGCGTTCGATTTGAGTAATTTTACCGTGGCTGAGCAAGTTTTCGAAGCGTGTTTTGGACTCAGTATCGAAAAGGGCATTGATATCATCTATACTCAGCGGACGTTTATCGAGGGTAGTAAGGATCTCGTGATCACTGTACATGCTTGGTGTCGCTGAAGCATGGGTGCGTGAAACGATATGGATTGGTAACTCAGGATCAAAATGGTGTGCGATGGTGTATAACGCTTCAAAACTTAATCCTTGCACTGCATACGCAGGAGGACGATCAATCGTACCGATATCGATACGGTTGCAGTGAATTTTGTCGAGAATACGGTTTAATGCATCTACTTCTGTGTCAGAGTCATTAACCCCTTTGACAAACAATATCTCTAAAAAAAGTTTTCCCGTATAGACGTTGGAAAAGCGGGTGATACTCTCTATAATGGTGCTGATTTCAATCCCTTCTGCGGGGCGATCAATCTTTTTAAAGGTTTCGGGAGTCGCCGCATCGAGGGAGAGTTTCACCTGATCGATTTTTAAAAGGGTGTTAAATACCGTAGGATCACTTAAGCAGGCACTGTTGGAGAGAATCAAGGTCTGGACGGCACCTTTGATCATATCAATCTGTTCTACAAGAGTGTCCAAATAAGGATACATCGTGGGCTCACCGTTTGCAGTGATCGTGATTACATCGATGTTAGAGTGTTTTATTAAAGACTCTTTTAAATCGGTAATGATTGTCTCTATGGGAGTGACGGTATGCTGATATGCCATGGCAGGTGCAGGGGCAAGCTCGCAGTAGAGACAATCAAAGTTGCATTGTTTGTCAGAACTGGAAAGGTCGATCCCTAATGACGCACCGAAACGGCGTGAAAAGACGGGACCGAAAATAGTGGACATGGTTAGAAAAATCCGTCATCCTCGGGCTTGACCCGGGGATCCATATTAAAAAACGATAGCTGGATTCCCGCCTTCGCGGGAATGACGAAAAGTTTAATCACTTTTTACTCACGCGTTGGCATTCACGAACGAAGTGTTGCGCGTTCTCAACCGGAACATCGGGGAGAATCCCGTGACCGAGGTTGAAGATATGGCGATGTCCACCCATAATCTCTTGGATCGCTTCGACACACACGGTCGTTTGCTCTTTAGAGTATAGGCGGCACGGTTCCATATTTCCTTGGAGGACGTAGCGATCCCCAAGTTTTTCTTTCGCCAATGCCATTGGAGTGCTCCAGTCAACTCCGAATACGTCGAAATTTCCGTACACTTTATCTAAAAAGGCAGGAATCCCTTTTGGGAACATAATAACGGGGACATGAGGGTATTTTTCTTTTAAATACTCAGCGATTTCGACCATATAGCTCCACGAGAACTCATCGTATTTGCTTGGCTCAATAGCGGCTGCCCAACTGTCGAAGATTTGGACAACATCAATCCCTGATTGAATCTGTTTTTCCATGTAAAATTTGACCACTTCGGTCACTTTACGGAGGATTTTATGGAGAAGTTCAGGATTTGAGTACATCATTTTTTTGCAGATGTTATAAGTTTTTGTCCCTTGCCCCTCGATCATGTAGGTAGCCAATGTCCACGGTGCTCCCGTAAAACCGATAAGGGCTTTGTTGTCGTCACGCGCATCAAGCTGTGTACGCAAAATCTTGATCGTTTCATATACATAGGTAAGTTTAGAGGCAGCTTCTTCTCCGCCGATGAGCGCATCCAAATCTTCTTCAGATGCGATGGGAGAATCAAAAACGGGACCTTCACCTTTGATGAAATCGAGTTTCATCCCCATCTCATTTGGGACAACCAAGATATCACTGAACAAAATCGCCGCGTCAACACCGACAAGATCGACAGGTTGAATGGTCACTTCTGCCGCCATATCGGGTGCATGACAAAGGTTAAGGAAATTTCCGGCACGTTTGCGCACTTCCATATACTCAGGGAGGTAACGTCCCGCTTGGCGCATCATCCAAACAGGGGTGTAAGGGGTCTCTTTACCGAAACATGCATCGACGAATATTTTACTCATGGTGACCAACTTTACTCAGGAAATAAAGACCGACAGAAACGGCCGTGATGGAGAGAGCAAGATAAAATAACTCTAATGCTCCATTAAACTCTGTACGTCCAACTTTTTGAAAAAAACCGACGACGAGAACCATAACGATAACTTTTGAGATTTTATCTTTGAGTTGATCGAGGGAATGGACAGCGAGGAGTTGATTCTCTTTTCCGTGTTCATCTTTGGCAGGATCGATATCGGAGATAAAGAGCTCGTATAAACCGAAAGAGAAAATAATCATTACAACACCGATAAGGTATAGATCAACCGCACCGATAATCCCCCCGATGACATCTTCGTGAAAATGTTCTGGATGTCCTTGTGTGAGGTAGGAATTAAGAACGTATGATGCTGTATGATAGATATCAAAACTGGCAATTGTAAAGAGCAAGATTGCACCGAGCAAGCCAAAGACGACTGCTA
The sequence above is drawn from the Sulfuricurvum sp. genome and encodes:
- a CDS encoding TonB-dependent siderophore receptor → MQGIWKSLIAFLVLTHEVAADESDLTSLLDEVTAIATKSKLNIDYQPSVVSVLHADKLKKTGIRNLHEALALLPGIETSMLHTGWKQVIVRGIYNPDTFVFDKYKLYIDGVDVGSDLYSTSYYYLDFPIELIDRIEVLRGSASTVYGPGAFSAAINVITISSQPEENDKVFGSIGTYGYTKGGFVQHLNSGDWSLGIDGYHQHSNKTLEAGPEFKANSETAYMRSDYNSLENFEDYSIGITAKHDDWTLIARYKSEITDNFYGLNEELEPVTTGYQHNKSGIVELQNNYSLARDVDLESKIGFNYYAFTFDSTLYQNYNNSGLTIRMNPTFEQLNTNVEMNLRGKNIDDNEWMIGLNARKINTIKNVFGTTYRDQNDGGPIVMGSMEYLDGQYGLISGDNDQWVKSLYAQEIYSLNDAWDISANLRLDSYALFGDMVSYRVGSVYRFDDNNIFKGVFGRSYRAPSYVEAFQTSQKGFKTGNPNVKPESIDTYELAYTYKNKEFIFRTNVFYSILHDVIDSIQNEPEAFIGDYANHRQRNEKGLEMELTRSFNNGSELMGNFSYVTTEYFSPDYSTPIEYQSPEISEVMIKGYYLYPLNEQFGLNTAWYYNGPKRGYIRESGNTQTYGSTMVVDETLSYHLDDLSMITVSVKNLFNEAVIYPSYSAKHDGILREGRNWLVTYEKQF
- a CDS encoding radical SAM protein, whose amino-acid sequence is MSTIFGPVFSRRFGASLGIDLSSSDKQCNFDCLYCELAPAPAMAYQHTVTPIETIITDLKESLIKHSNIDVITITANGEPTMYPYLDTLVEQIDMIKGAVQTLILSNSACLSDPTVFNTLLKIDQVKLSLDAATPETFKKIDRPAEGIEISTIIESITRFSNVYTGKLFLEILFVKGVNDSDTEVDALNRILDKIHCNRIDIGTIDRPPAYAVQGLSFEALYTIAHHFDPELPIHIVSRTHASATPSMYSDHEILTTLDKRPLSIDDINALFDTESKTRFENLLSHGKITQIERSNIIFFIPTANIHRKRSK
- the hemE gene encoding uroporphyrinogen decarboxylase yields the protein MSKIFVDACFGKETPYTPVWMMRQAGRYLPEYMEVRKRAGNFLNLCHAPDMAAEVTIQPVDLVGVDAAILFSDILVVPNEMGMKLDFIKGEGPVFDSPIASEEDLDALIGGEEAASKLTYVYETIKILRTQLDARDDNKALIGFTGAPWTLATYMIEGQGTKTYNICKKMMYSNPELLHKILRKVTEVVKFYMEKQIQSGIDVVQIFDSWAAAIEPSKYDEFSWSYMVEIAEYLKEKYPHVPVIMFPKGIPAFLDKVYGNFDVFGVDWSTPMALAKEKLGDRYVLQGNMEPCRLYSKEQTTVCVEAIQEIMGGHRHIFNLGHGILPDVPVENAQHFVRECQRVSKK
- a CDS encoding YqhA family protein, with amino-acid sequence MNFIENLFEHGLWSSRFIIVLAVVFGLLGAILLFTIASFDIYHTASYVLNSYLTQGHPEHFHEDVIGGIIGAVDLYLIGVVMIIFSFGLYELFISDIDPAKDEHGKENQLLAVHSLDQLKDKISKVIVMVLVVGFFQKVGRTEFNGALELFYLALSITAVSVGLYFLSKVGHHE